Proteins from a single region of Streptomyces spectabilis:
- a CDS encoding GAF and ANTAR domain-containing protein, giving the protein MTPADGGPVDPSSVVDLLLDTETLDDFLNALAEQAMQHAPRADGCGITVQRAGRFLTVTSAGTSASQLDEKQYGLNDGPCLQALRTAKEVHVSDLMEEQRWSSYPAHAIAAGTRSSLSFPIAARSDTAGALNLYSPVPRGFDDADLHTLRALAAQATGAIELAQRMALSRQFTHDVQQALRSRGIIDQAVGIIMAQQRCPSERAFAILRAASQNRNVKLRELCRNLITNLTGQPPHDPPGLQPPAP; this is encoded by the coding sequence ATGACTCCCGCCGATGGCGGGCCCGTCGACCCCTCCTCAGTGGTCGACCTGCTGCTGGACACCGAGACCCTCGACGACTTCCTGAACGCCCTGGCCGAGCAGGCCATGCAGCACGCGCCCCGGGCCGACGGCTGCGGCATCACCGTGCAGCGCGCGGGCCGCTTCCTGACGGTGACCAGCGCGGGCACCAGCGCGTCCCAGCTGGACGAGAAGCAGTACGGCCTGAACGACGGGCCCTGTCTGCAAGCCCTGCGCACTGCGAAGGAAGTCCACGTCAGTGACCTGATGGAAGAACAGCGCTGGAGCTCCTACCCCGCCCACGCGATAGCCGCCGGAACCCGCTCCTCGCTCTCGTTCCCCATCGCGGCCCGCAGTGACACGGCCGGGGCTCTGAACCTGTACTCACCGGTCCCGCGCGGCTTCGACGACGCCGACCTGCACACCCTGCGAGCCCTGGCCGCGCAGGCCACCGGCGCCATAGAACTGGCCCAGCGCATGGCCCTGTCCCGTCAGTTCACCCACGACGTGCAGCAGGCCCTGCGCTCACGCGGCATCATCGACCAGGCCGTCGGCATCATCATGGCCCAGCAGCGCTGCCCCAGCGAAAGGGCGTTCGCGATCCTGCGCGCCGCCTCCCAGAACCGCAACGTCAAACTCCGTGAGCTGTGCCGGAACCTGATCACCAACCTCACCGGCCAGCCCCCGCACGACCCGCCCGGCCTCCAGCCGCCTGCCCCATGA
- a CDS encoding DoxX family protein, with product MLPAYLTVTFVAAAANGSAAIANLIGHDYPKSQADRLRLSHSWIRPLGMLLALGALGLMAGIVVPVLGTVAGVGLVLYFLGALFAHLRVRDRQLTAWAVYFCLSAAALAVNVAHHGAW from the coding sequence ATGCTTCCCGCCTACCTCACGGTCACCTTCGTCGCTGCGGCTGCCAACGGCTCGGCCGCCATCGCCAACCTCATCGGCCACGACTATCCCAAGAGCCAGGCTGATCGGTTGCGCCTGTCCCATTCCTGGATACGTCCGCTGGGCATGCTCCTGGCCTTGGGGGCGCTGGGCCTGATGGCCGGCATCGTCGTACCGGTGCTGGGAACGGTGGCAGGCGTCGGCCTGGTGCTGTACTTCCTCGGCGCGCTCTTCGCTCATCTGCGGGTGCGCGACCGTCAACTGACCGCCTGGGCCGTGTACTTCTGCCTGTCCGCGGCAGCTCTGGCGGTGAATGTGGCCCATCACGGCGCTTGGTGA
- a CDS encoding HAD family hydrolase, with the protein MFDVDGTLIDAVSNQRRVWGTWAERYGLDAEEVYRVALRTRPMETFTQVAADRDPRACLAMLHELEDDDVRTGVYAAFDGASQLLHGLPSRAWALVTSNYEHRVRGRFLRTGLPVPGVIVDAAAVEEGKPSPVPYLRAAAQLGAVPEECLVIEDAPSGVQAGLRAGMTVWGVNAAVAVEGVHRHFVTLREAVPHILAFASDDHGDAAA; encoded by the coding sequence TTGTTCGACGTCGATGGCACGTTGATCGACGCGGTGAGCAACCAGCGCCGGGTCTGGGGGACCTGGGCGGAGCGGTACGGACTCGATGCGGAGGAGGTCTACCGGGTGGCACTGCGGACCCGGCCGATGGAGACGTTCACGCAGGTTGCCGCGGACCGCGATCCGCGCGCGTGCCTGGCCATGTTGCACGAGCTGGAGGACGACGACGTCCGGACCGGCGTCTATGCGGCCTTCGACGGTGCGTCGCAGCTGCTGCACGGCCTTCCGTCCCGGGCATGGGCGCTGGTGACCTCGAACTACGAGCACCGGGTGCGCGGCCGTTTCCTGCGGACGGGTTTGCCGGTGCCGGGCGTCATCGTGGACGCGGCCGCGGTCGAGGAGGGCAAGCCCTCTCCCGTTCCCTATCTGCGGGCCGCCGCGCAGCTGGGTGCCGTACCGGAAGAGTGCCTGGTCATTGAGGATGCTCCCTCCGGCGTGCAAGCCGGGCTGCGTGCCGGAATGACGGTGTGGGGGGTGAACGCGGCTGTTGCGGTGGAGGGCGTGCACCGCCACTTCGTCACTCTGCGCGAGGCAGTCCCGCACATCCTGGCCTTCGCGTCCGACGACCACGGGGATGCCGCGGCCTGA
- a CDS encoding flavin reductase family protein encodes MGRWPTGVALVTAPASRPGAPPPGMVVGSFTSVSLDPPLVGFLPARTSTTWPQIRAVGVFCVNVLSAGQRPVCEAFVARSPRRWDVPHHWSPSGCPVLSDAQAWVECVLHAQIEAGDHWFVTGVVRSLGAGRQGHPLVFLGGRYGTYAPTPVPGGRTLDPVTA; translated from the coding sequence TTGGGGCGTTGGCCCACCGGTGTCGCCCTGGTCACCGCGCCTGCGAGCCGTCCCGGGGCGCCGCCGCCCGGGATGGTGGTCGGCTCCTTCACCTCGGTGTCCCTGGACCCGCCCCTGGTCGGCTTCCTGCCGGCGCGCACCTCGACGACCTGGCCGCAGATCAGGGCGGTCGGTGTGTTCTGCGTCAATGTGCTGAGCGCCGGACAGCGGCCCGTGTGCGAGGCGTTCGTCGCGCGCTCACCCCGCCGCTGGGACGTTCCCCACCACTGGTCCCCGTCCGGCTGCCCCGTCCTGTCCGATGCCCAGGCGTGGGTCGAATGCGTGCTGCACGCCCAGATCGAGGCGGGCGACCACTGGTTCGTGACGGGTGTGGTGCGGTCGCTGGGGGCCGGGAGGCAGGGGCACCCGCTGGTCTTCCTGGGCGGCCGGTACGGCACGTACGCGCCGACTCCCGTTCCGGGGGGACGGACGCTGGACCCCGTCACTGCCTGA
- the argJ gene encoding bifunctional glutamate N-acetyltransferase/amino-acid acetyltransferase ArgJ — protein MDAASPQGFLVHHGRAGVKEADADFAVIASEVPAAASAVFTRSRFAGPSVLLSREAVADRIARGVVVVSGNANVATGADGRQDAEELRRRVADLIEADENDLLIASTGLIGRRYPMPSLRTHVASVRWPFPGADFDAAATAIMTTDTHPKIRRARCGDATLVGIAKGVGMMEPDMATLLTFFCTDAHVGPVVLDDVFRRVMDRTFNALSIDTDTSTSDTAAVFANGIAGPVDLVEFERALGGVALELVKDIARDGEGATKLIEAHVTGARDRAQAKRVAKAVVNSPLVKTAVHGADPNWGRVAMAVGKCQDDLDIVPERVTIRFGTQEVYPAGPEPEKLERVGEYLKSDEVTLHVDLGVTAHSTGEFTAYGCDLTEGYVRLNADYAT, from the coding sequence ATGGACGCAGCTTCTCCTCAAGGTTTCCTCGTTCACCACGGCCGAGCCGGCGTCAAGGAGGCCGACGCGGACTTCGCCGTGATCGCTTCGGAAGTGCCCGCCGCCGCGAGCGCGGTGTTCACCCGCTCCCGCTTCGCGGGGCCGAGCGTCCTGCTCAGCAGGGAAGCGGTCGCCGACCGGATCGCCCGCGGAGTCGTCGTCGTGTCCGGCAACGCCAATGTCGCCACCGGGGCGGACGGCCGCCAGGACGCCGAAGAACTCCGCCGCCGTGTCGCCGACCTGATCGAGGCGGACGAGAACGACCTGCTGATCGCCTCGACCGGGCTGATCGGCCGTCGCTACCCCATGCCCAGCCTGCGCACGCATGTCGCATCCGTGCGCTGGCCGTTCCCCGGCGCCGACTTCGACGCGGCGGCGACGGCCATCATGACCACCGACACCCACCCGAAGATCCGCCGCGCACGGTGCGGAGACGCGACCTTGGTCGGCATCGCCAAGGGGGTGGGGATGATGGAGCCCGACATGGCGACGCTGCTCACCTTCTTCTGCACCGACGCCCACGTGGGGCCGGTCGTGCTCGACGACGTCTTCCGCCGCGTCATGGACCGTACGTTCAACGCGCTGAGCATCGACACCGACACGTCCACCAGCGACACTGCGGCCGTCTTCGCCAACGGCATCGCGGGCCCCGTGGACCTGGTGGAGTTCGAGAGGGCCCTCGGCGGTGTCGCCCTGGAGCTGGTCAAGGACATCGCCAGGGACGGCGAGGGCGCGACCAAGCTCATCGAGGCGCACGTCACCGGTGCCCGGGACCGGGCCCAGGCCAAGCGCGTGGCCAAAGCCGTGGTGAACTCACCGCTGGTGAAGACCGCCGTGCACGGCGCCGACCCCAACTGGGGGCGGGTCGCCATGGCGGTGGGAAAGTGCCAGGACGACCTCGACATCGTCCCCGAGCGGGTCACGATCCGCTTCGGGACCCAGGAGGTGTACCCGGCGGGCCCGGAGCCCGAGAAGCTGGAGCGCGTCGGGGAGTACCTCAAGAGCGACGAGGTCACCCTGCACGTCGACCTCGGTGTCACCGCGCACTCCACAGGCGAGTTCACGGCCTACGGCTGCGACCTCACCGAGGGGTACGTGCGGCTCAACGCCGACTACGCGACCTGA